Proteins from a genomic interval of Acetobacterium woodii DSM 1030:
- a CDS encoding DUF1667 domain-containing protein, whose product MESKKFICIGCPKGCSLEVQHHEKKIHEISGYNCKIGLKYAETEFTEPKRTITTTVKLKSGLLPFVPVKTRDPVNKEKMFEVMNVIRKLEIESPVKVGDIVVSNIAGTGVDLVCTRNIKRVS is encoded by the coding sequence ATGGAATCAAAGAAATTTATATGTATTGGATGTCCAAAAGGGTGTAGTCTGGAAGTACAGCATCATGAAAAAAAAATTCATGAAATCAGTGGCTACAATTGTAAAATAGGACTAAAATATGCTGAAACGGAATTTACAGAACCCAAAAGGACCATCACGACTACGGTCAAATTAAAATCAGGGCTCTTGCCTTTCGTACCGGTTAAAACAAGAGATCCGGTTAATAAAGAAAAGATGTTTGAAGTTATGAACGTGATTAGAAAATTGGAAATTGAATCACCGGTCAAGGTTGGCGATATCGTTGTATCAAATATTGCCGGAACAGGTGTTGATCTGGTCTGCACCCGAAATATCAAAAGGGTGTCATAG
- a CDS encoding class II fructose-bisphosphate aldolase: MSYVNMREILEDARKNHYAVGAFNIVNYLTAKAAVEAAEELEQPIILQTSVKTVKAFGITEMMSFLKPIAKQAKVEVAIHLDHSTDVAFTKACIDGGWSSVMYDGSQLALKDNIKNTKEIVAYAKPQQVTVEGELGAIVGVEDDIFVKEGAGAHAKPKDCRRYLDETGIQAFAPAIGTAHGVYKGEINIDYDLFEEINGFSKCPLVLHGGTGLTDEMFHRLIGLGASKINISTAIKIAYCQGMAAYLKTHPEQNDPLKLDGFVKAEVKKVVTEHIQFFSQMN; this comes from the coding sequence ATGAGTTATGTTAATATGAGAGAAATTCTAGAAGATGCCAGGAAAAATCATTACGCAGTTGGAGCATTTAATATTGTCAATTATTTAACCGCAAAAGCAGCGGTTGAGGCAGCGGAAGAACTTGAGCAACCAATTATTCTGCAAACTTCGGTGAAAACAGTTAAAGCGTTTGGAATCACTGAAATGATGAGTTTTTTAAAACCAATTGCGAAACAGGCCAAAGTTGAAGTAGCCATTCATTTAGACCACTCAACCGATGTTGCCTTCACAAAAGCTTGTATCGATGGGGGATGGTCTTCGGTGATGTATGATGGTTCGCAGTTAGCGTTAAAAGATAATATAAAAAATACCAAAGAAATTGTCGCTTATGCAAAACCTCAACAAGTAACGGTAGAAGGTGAACTGGGTGCGATTGTCGGCGTTGAAGATGATATTTTTGTAAAAGAAGGAGCTGGTGCCCATGCGAAACCAAAGGATTGTCGGCGCTATTTAGATGAAACCGGTATTCAGGCTTTTGCACCGGCAATTGGAACAGCCCATGGAGTGTATAAAGGTGAGATAAATATTGATTATGATCTTTTTGAAGAAATTAATGGATTTTCAAAATGTCCGCTGGTTCTTCACGGGGGAACCGGATTAACTGATGAAATGTTTCACCGGCTGATTGGGCTTGGGGCGTCTAAAATCAATATTTCCACCGCCATCAAGATTGCCTATTGTCAGGGGATGGCGGCTTATCTAAAAACCCATCCGGAACAAAATGATCCTTTGAAGTTAGATGGATTTGTGAAAGCAGAAGTTAAAAAGGTGGTAACGGAACACATTCAATTTTTTAGTCAGATGAATTAG
- a CDS encoding PHP domain-containing protein yields MMKLQTNYPVDLHSHTTRSDGGDTPTEFINNAAALGMKVIAITDHDVIPPDRIEVNGVMVDPILYAQKKGMKLLPGIEFSCETQVEDVHIVVLGCDYSNPEILKINRKIIESKIYSYQKLLAVLAEQGYPITWEEVLNYDDIPRKPEDVQKKIIFNLMAEKGYVKTWSEAKLLVRNNPDFAVKREKPEGIEIINLAHKSGGVAILAHPYLIDETVKTRLGMMSRAAFIDMLIDGGLDGIEASYTYDKTTYNGSMTKDEIIQKVKNDYSDKVKIISGGSDYHADYKKTDKKVRSIGECGVTLEYFENNEVLMNL; encoded by the coding sequence ATGATGAAACTACAAACGAATTATCCGGTTGATCTACACAGCCACACAACACGATCGGATGGTGGTGATACACCAACCGAATTTATCAACAATGCGGCTGCATTAGGAATGAAGGTCATTGCCATTACCGATCATGATGTCATTCCGCCAGATCGCATTGAAGTCAATGGGGTGATGGTCGATCCTATTTTGTATGCTCAAAAAAAAGGGATGAAGCTGCTACCTGGGATTGAGTTTTCCTGTGAAACTCAGGTCGAAGATGTGCACATTGTGGTATTGGGGTGTGATTATTCCAATCCGGAAATTTTGAAAATAAATAGAAAAATAATCGAAAGTAAAATATATTCTTATCAAAAATTATTAGCTGTTTTAGCAGAGCAGGGGTACCCCATTACATGGGAGGAGGTACTTAATTATGATGATATTCCGAGAAAACCCGAGGATGTCCAAAAGAAAATCATATTCAACCTTATGGCTGAAAAAGGATATGTAAAAACTTGGTCTGAGGCCAAATTACTGGTTCGAAACAATCCTGATTTTGCGGTGAAACGAGAAAAACCCGAGGGCATCGAGATCATAAATCTCGCTCATAAAAGTGGCGGCGTGGCCATCCTGGCGCATCCTTATTTGATTGATGAGACCGTAAAAACCCGACTGGGAATGATGAGCCGGGCGGCGTTTATTGATATGCTTATCGATGGCGGTTTGGATGGGATTGAAGCATCCTATACTTATGATAAAACAACTTATAATGGTAGTATGACTAAGGATGAGATCATTCAAAAAGTGAAAAACGATTATTCGGATAAAGTGAAGATTATTTCCGGGGGATCTGATTATCATGCCGATTATAAAAAGACCGATAAAAAAGTGAGAAGTATCGGCGAGTGTGGTGTTACACTGGAGTATTTTGAAAATAATGAAGTATTGATGAATCTTTAA
- a CDS encoding HAD family hydrolase: protein MIIKNKESQFYQYIIFDLDGTLVDTCPDIIESVKYLINRYGFDQKSDTFIRNCIGGGARNVLLKAIGEEHEALIDREILPLFVDHYTENCDKKSFAYSGVVEILEYYKLQGKAMSVATFKIRSATIKILKTLGLFDYFDMLVTADDVNNPKPHPDCINAILDYYQCKKSQVILIGDTKTDYLTGTNAGIDVCGVTYGYGDSEVLNKLKPAYVIDEIEELKEVVL, encoded by the coding sequence ATGATTATAAAAAACAAAGAATCCCAGTTTTATCAGTACATTATTTTTGATTTGGATGGAACTTTGGTGGATACTTGCCCGGATATCATTGAATCCGTGAAGTATCTTATCAACCGTTACGGATTTGACCAAAAAAGTGATACATTTATTCGAAACTGTATTGGTGGCGGCGCCAGAAATGTGCTCCTAAAAGCGATCGGTGAAGAGCACGAAGCATTGATTGACAGAGAAATTTTGCCTTTATTTGTCGATCATTATACAGAAAACTGTGATAAAAAATCTTTTGCTTATTCCGGAGTAGTCGAGATATTGGAGTACTATAAGTTACAGGGGAAAGCGATGTCGGTGGCAACTTTTAAAATTCGAAGCGCTACGATCAAAATATTAAAAACCTTGGGTCTGTTTGATTATTTTGATATGCTCGTGACCGCCGATGATGTAAATAATCCCAAACCCCATCCTGATTGTATTAATGCGATTTTAGACTATTACCAATGTAAAAAATCTCAGGTCATTCTTATTGGTGATACAAAAACCGATTATTTGACAGGAACGAATGCCGGCATTGATGTTTGCGGAGTGACATATGGATACGGGGATTCGGAAGTTTTAAACAAACTGAAACCGGCTTACGTGATTGATGAGATCGAAGAACTAAAAGAAGTTGTGTTATGA
- the deoC gene encoding deoxyribose-phosphate aldolase encodes MVDLSKFDKKALGKCFDHSVLPKNTTEADIRSGCREAVAYNCAAFYSATPYWTPVVLEELAGTDLEIGTGLDFPFGASSAVVKAFETEQAVKAGCTVLDIVMNVGALKDKKYDVIKDELEAFKKAAQGHITKCIMEVCYLTDEEIATACKLIAEVGIDYAKTSTGQFEGPSMEQFLVMKKTLTGTAVKLKVAGVKFPRPQNAYAFLLAGADLIGTRAAIAIIDALDQMREIGLVPQYVGD; translated from the coding sequence ATGGTAGATTTATCAAAATTCGACAAAAAAGCGTTGGGAAAATGTTTTGATCACTCCGTGTTGCCCAAAAACACCACAGAAGCTGATATTCGATCCGGTTGTCGAGAAGCGGTCGCTTATAACTGCGCGGCTTTTTATTCAGCGACACCATACTGGACACCAGTGGTTCTTGAAGAATTGGCAGGAACAGATCTAGAGATCGGAACCGGTTTGGACTTTCCTTTTGGGGCATCATCCGCAGTCGTGAAGGCATTTGAAACGGAACAGGCAGTAAAAGCCGGTTGTACGGTTTTGGACATTGTTATGAATGTCGGAGCATTAAAGGACAAGAAATATGATGTAATTAAAGACGAATTGGAGGCCTTTAAAAAAGCCGCTCAGGGACACATTACCAAGTGTATTATGGAAGTTTGTTATTTAACCGATGAGGAAATTGCGACGGCCTGCAAACTTATTGCCGAAGTTGGAATTGACTATGCCAAAACATCAACCGGACAATTCGAAGGTCCCAGTATGGAACAGTTTTTGGTGATGAAAAAAACCTTGACCGGAACTGCGGTTAAACTTAAAGTTGCCGGTGTGAAATTTCCCCGGCCTCAAAACGCCTATGCTTTTTTGTTAGCCGGTGCTGACTTGATTGGTACACGTGCGGCCATTGCCATCATTGATGCCCTTGATCAAATGCGAGAAATCGGGTTAGTACCACAATACGTGGGCGATTAA
- the deoC gene encoding deoxyribose-phosphate aldolase → MIDFKKMTKWDIGKCFDYAILPKDTTEAHIRSECKKAIAYNCKAFCFSSSYWTKVVAEELQGTDLLIGAAIGFPFGQQSSAVKAFEVEEAVRMGATVLDSCMNVGALKDKKYAEVLQEFKDFKKAAGPAMTKMILDTEFLTDEEIATACKLIAEAELNWAKSASGQWQGPSMEDVLIMVDTLKDTNVKVKVSGVKFPRPQNAYAFLLAGAELIGSRSAPEIIDALDMMRKIKLIPEYEG, encoded by the coding sequence ATGATTGATTTTAAAAAAATGACAAAATGGGATATAGGAAAATGTTTTGATTATGCAATTTTACCGAAGGATACAACCGAAGCGCATATTCGCAGCGAATGCAAGAAAGCCATCGCATATAATTGCAAGGCATTTTGTTTTTCATCGTCATACTGGACAAAAGTTGTCGCCGAAGAATTACAAGGAACCGATCTGCTGATTGGTGCCGCCATCGGATTTCCGTTTGGCCAGCAAAGCAGTGCGGTTAAAGCGTTTGAGGTGGAAGAAGCAGTACGGATGGGAGCGACTGTCTTAGATAGTTGTATGAACGTTGGTGCATTAAAAGATAAAAAATATGCTGAGGTTTTACAGGAATTTAAGGATTTTAAAAAAGCGGCTGGTCCGGCAATGACTAAAATGATTCTGGATACCGAATTTCTAACCGATGAAGAAATTGCAACCGCCTGTAAACTTATTGCAGAGGCAGAACTGAATTGGGCCAAGTCAGCTTCTGGTCAATGGCAAGGTCCCAGTATGGAGGATGTATTGATAATGGTTGATACCTTAAAAGATACAAACGTTAAGGTTAAAGTTTCGGGGGTGAAATTTCCCCGACCGCAAAATGCTTATGCGTTTTTACTGGCGGGAGCAGAACTCATCGGATCACGATCGGCACCAGAAATAATTGACGCATTGGATATGATGCGAAAAATAAAGCTGATTCCGGAATATGAAGGGTAA
- the deoC gene encoding deoxyribose-phosphate aldolase: MVDLSKMTKWEIGKLFDYSVLPKNSTEAMIRQGCRDAIKYNAKAFCFSSSYWTKVVVEELQGTDLMIGAAIGFPFGQQSSAVKAFETEEAVRMGATVLDNCMNVGALKDKKYDEMNKEFKEYVSAAGGMMTKMIIETCLLTKEEIAVACKLVAEAGIDWVKTSTGQYAGPSVQDVMIMVDTLKDTQTKVKVAGVKAPRPQNAFAFFAAGAELIGTQGAAEILDAVEDLRKIGLCPAYVG, from the coding sequence GTGGTTGATTTATCAAAAATGACAAAGTGGGAGATAGGTAAGCTTTTTGATTATTCGGTGTTGCCAAAGAATTCGACCGAGGCAATGATTCGTCAAGGCTGCCGGGATGCGATAAAATATAATGCCAAGGCATTTTGCTTTTCATCATCGTATTGGACAAAAGTTGTTGTTGAGGAATTGCAGGGAACTGATTTAATGATTGGTGCTGCCATTGGGTTTCCATTTGGACAGCAAAGCAGTGCGGTAAAAGCGTTTGAAACGGAGGAAGCGGTACGAATGGGAGCCACTGTACTTGATAACTGCATGAATGTCGGCGCTTTAAAAGATAAAAAATATGATGAAATGAATAAAGAATTTAAGGAGTATGTCAGTGCCGCAGGTGGGATGATGACAAAAATGATCATCGAAACATGTTTGTTGACAAAGGAAGAAATAGCGGTTGCCTGCAAGTTGGTAGCTGAAGCTGGAATCGATTGGGTTAAAACCTCAACGGGTCAATATGCGGGGCCATCGGTTCAGGACGTGATGATCATGGTTGATACGTTAAAGGACACTCAAACAAAAGTTAAGGTAGCCGGTGTAAAAGCACCGCGGCCTCAAAATGCGTTTGCCTTTTTTGCGGCCGGCGCAGAGCTGATTGGAACTCAGGGGGCAGCCGAAATATTGGATGCCGTGGAGGACCTTCGAAAAATTGGTTTATGTCCTGCTTATGTAGGGTAA
- a CDS encoding xylulokinase, which translates to MGKYLVGIDGGTTGCKTIVFDLDGKMIGTDYREYPCYYPKPGWVEQTAEDITPALFASCKAAIEKSGVDPKEILAVGFSSQGSVIGLLDDEGKCIRPFVGWQDLRSGEKEIKWVTERMPREDYYQLTGDPLGNIFSLTKLVWLKENEPENWAKTAMFSTHQDYFLKEFGADGYYTDLSSASRDGMCDVNNNRWAMDIFEMLEIPVEKRPVIITEPGKVVGHIPAAVAEKTGLAEGTPLCMGAHDQNCCTFGAGAVDDGTAVMVIGTFGSCFVVSDKPIRDPQSRLVVKGNHGVENWTIEAFSNTAASSYRWYRDTFCDLEKAAGALTGIDPYELINAQIANVSPGANGITFLSYLQGASGSRINSNARGTFVGMSLGTTKADMARSVMEGICYEMNDIVRAEEAAGIKIESIRITGGAAKSPLWCQMLADVFQKPVHILQTSETGCLGAALYAGVGIGVYESCKAAADHAVHISDTYQPNPENFEAYEAAYNRFVNVYEALDKKVF; encoded by the coding sequence ATGGGCAAATATTTAGTAGGTATTGATGGCGGCACGACAGGTTGTAAAACAATTGTATTTGACTTAGATGGAAAGATGATTGGAACAGATTATCGCGAGTATCCTTGTTACTATCCCAAACCAGGTTGGGTTGAGCAAACGGCAGAAGACATTACTCCGGCTTTATTCGCTTCATGTAAGGCCGCCATCGAAAAATCTGGAGTAGATCCTAAAGAAATCTTGGCGGTTGGATTTTCAAGTCAGGGATCGGTTATCGGGTTATTGGATGATGAAGGAAAATGTATTCGTCCATTTGTTGGATGGCAGGATCTACGGAGCGGCGAAAAAGAAATTAAATGGGTCACGGAGAGAATGCCGCGGGAAGATTATTATCAATTAACCGGGGACCCTTTGGGGAATATTTTTAGTCTGACTAAATTAGTGTGGTTAAAAGAAAATGAACCGGAAAATTGGGCCAAAACAGCCATGTTTTCAACCCATCAGGATTATTTTTTGAAAGAATTTGGTGCGGATGGTTATTATACGGATTTGTCATCAGCCAGTCGTGATGGAATGTGTGATGTCAATAATAATAGATGGGCAATGGATATTTTTGAGATGCTTGAAATTCCGGTTGAAAAACGTCCGGTTATTATTACGGAACCGGGAAAAGTTGTCGGGCATATTCCCGCAGCTGTAGCTGAAAAAACGGGTTTGGCTGAAGGGACACCACTGTGCATGGGTGCTCATGATCAAAACTGCTGTACGTTTGGTGCCGGCGCCGTCGATGATGGGACCGCGGTGATGGTGATCGGAACATTTGGCTCGTGTTTTGTGGTATCAGATAAGCCCATTCGAGATCCGCAAAGCCGTTTAGTTGTTAAAGGGAATCACGGGGTCGAAAATTGGACCATTGAAGCATTTTCAAATACGGCGGCATCAAGCTATCGTTGGTATCGGGATACGTTTTGCGATCTGGAAAAAGCCGCCGGGGCATTAACCGGAATTGATCCCTATGAATTAATCAATGCTCAGATAGCTAACGTTTCTCCGGGAGCAAATGGCATTACCTTCCTTTCTTATTTGCAGGGCGCTTCTGGTTCGCGAATTAACAGCAATGCTCGAGGAACTTTTGTCGGAATGTCACTGGGAACAACGAAAGCTGATATGGCACGTTCGGTTATGGAAGGAATCTGTTATGAAATGAATGATATTGTGCGGGCTGAAGAAGCAGCAGGCATTAAAATTGAAAGCATTCGGATTACTGGCGGGGCGGCAAAATCGCCGTTGTGGTGTCAGATGTTGGCCGATGTTTTCCAGAAACCCGTTCATATTCTACAAACCAGCGAAACCGGCTGTTTAGGAGCGGCTCTTTACGCTGGGGTCGGTATTGGCGTTTATGAAAGCTGTAAAGCGGCAGCGGATCATGCTGTTCATATCTCAGACACGTACCAGCCGAATCCTGAAAACTTTGAAGCTTATGAAGCGGCTTATAATCGTTTTGTTAATGTGTATGAAGCATTGGATAAAAAAGTTTTTTGA
- a CDS encoding GntR family transcriptional regulator, with protein sequence MEGSIDMYKIKRENPKPLYIQLEELIRNNIEEGIWKPNTAIPSESEMNRLFGVSRMTIRSACSQLVQDGVLYRVPGKGTFVAEPKIMTESLAYMGFREQLERMGYEITTELLNVTEKDASFGVAKRLQIPQGAPILEIERLRFLKGEPISLHYSRIPYDLCKNLSDRALEEEQLCVLLEREYNLKPSRVMETFESVTASEKESKLFKVSHGYPLLVLEDILYDKDDKPFEYSKVIFRGDKIKLKYEYRN encoded by the coding sequence ATGGAAGGAAGTATTGATATGTACAAAATTAAGCGAGAAAACCCGAAACCATTGTACATTCAATTGGAAGAGTTGATTCGTAACAATATTGAAGAAGGAATTTGGAAGCCGAATACGGCCATCCCTTCGGAGAGTGAAATGAATCGTTTATTTGGGGTAAGTCGAATGACGATTCGTTCGGCATGTTCTCAATTGGTACAAGATGGCGTTCTTTACCGGGTACCGGGAAAAGGCACATTTGTAGCTGAACCTAAAATCATGACGGAATCACTGGCTTATATGGGCTTTAGAGAGCAATTGGAACGAATGGGATATGAAATTACCACGGAACTTTTAAATGTTACCGAAAAAGATGCATCTTTTGGTGTCGCGAAGCGTTTGCAAATTCCTCAGGGCGCGCCAATTCTAGAAATCGAACGGTTGCGTTTTTTAAAAGGCGAGCCGATCAGTCTTCATTATTCCAGAATTCCTTATGATTTGTGTAAAAATTTAAGCGATCGCGCTCTTGAAGAAGAGCAACTTTGTGTACTTTTGGAACGGGAGTACAATCTTAAACCAAGTCGAGTTATGGAAACCTTTGAATCGGTTACCGCATCTGAAAAAGAGAGCAAGCTTTTTAAGGTATCTCATGGTTATCCGCTGCTTGTTTTAGAGGATATCCTTTATGATAAAGATGATAAGCCTTTTGAGTATTCAAAAGTTATTTTTCGGGGCGATAAAATTAAATTAAAATATGAATACCGTAATTAA
- a CDS encoding DHHW family protein, whose translation MNKTKKYREHEHYHHSLVYKKYLNLLGLLFIGIIVFFSLLSLFLPDTKLSENENRILTQFPRFSIDSIIDGRYMKKMQKYSADQLIGRDFWIYTKTTTDRLIGKNISNGVYLGKNSTLIENFEPLPDDAIDQTKTAINNFAEKHPDLRHYFMLVPNAISINAEKLPANAPVLDQNTYIDNFVAGLNENIRFLDSRPTLNENKDQLLFYKTDHHWTTLGAWLSFQGISASLGITPPSAEAYTVYPVTHSFSGALASKSGYFMLTGDTINVYIPNSEDDFSVVNYVEEQKKSPSLYASEMLKGKDKYAVFLNGNHPLVKIKNPVNNGKCLLVIKDSYANSLIPFLTPYYSEITVVDPRYYYDSIDALITDAQITDVLYLFNANTFFKDTTLEPVLNDD comes from the coding sequence ATGAACAAAACAAAAAAATACCGTGAACATGAACATTATCATCACTCGTTAGTTTACAAAAAATACCTTAATCTGTTGGGATTGCTTTTTATTGGCATTATTGTCTTTTTTTCACTGCTTTCATTATTCCTTCCTGACACCAAACTATCCGAAAATGAAAACCGAATTTTAACCCAATTTCCCCGTTTTTCGATCGACAGCATCATCGATGGACGATATATGAAAAAAATGCAAAAATATTCAGCCGATCAGTTAATTGGCCGTGATTTTTGGATTTATACGAAAACCACAACCGATCGTTTAATCGGAAAAAATATTTCTAATGGCGTATATTTAGGAAAAAATTCAACCCTCATTGAAAATTTTGAACCGTTACCAGACGATGCCATCGATCAAACAAAAACAGCCATCAACAACTTTGCCGAAAAACATCCCGATTTACGGCACTACTTTATGTTAGTCCCTAACGCTATCAGCATCAATGCCGAAAAACTACCGGCTAATGCTCCGGTACTCGATCAAAACACTTATATTGACAACTTTGTTGCCGGTTTAAATGAAAACATCCGTTTTCTTGATTCCCGACCAACCCTAAATGAAAATAAAGACCAGTTATTATTCTATAAAACGGATCACCACTGGACAACCCTGGGTGCCTGGCTCTCTTTTCAGGGGATCTCCGCCTCTTTAGGGATCACTCCACCAAGCGCCGAAGCTTATACGGTTTATCCTGTTACGCACTCTTTTTCCGGCGCCTTAGCGTCTAAAAGCGGATATTTCATGTTAACCGGTGATACGATAAATGTTTATATTCCCAATAGTGAAGATGACTTTTCCGTTGTCAATTATGTTGAAGAGCAAAAAAAATCCCCTTCCCTCTATGCTAGCGAAATGTTAAAAGGTAAGGATAAATATGCCGTTTTTCTAAATGGGAATCATCCCCTTGTAAAAATAAAAAACCCCGTCAATAATGGCAAATGTTTGTTAGTCATCAAAGATTCTTATGCCAATTCATTGATCCCTTTTTTGACTCCCTATTACAGTGAAATTACCGTCGTTGACCCGCGTTATTACTATGACAGTATTGATGCGCTGATTACTGACGCTCAGATTACCGATGTCTTATATCTTTTTAATGCCAATACTTTTTTTAAAGATACCACTCTGGAACCCGTCCTGAATGATGACTAA
- a CDS encoding MBOAT family O-acyltransferase, with amino-acid sequence MVFSSILFIFSFLPVALGLYMIVPKQLKNLILLLVSLFFYAWGEPVYVFLMLFTIAFDFLMGILMEKQPHLLRKRIFIVTLIVNLGILFFFKYWGFFLDNINQLFNLGIPYTPLTLPIGISFYTFQILSYIIDIYLEKVPVQKNIVSFGLYVTMFPQLIAGPIVRYKDINDQLTNRDISQEKFGIGVERFIQGLAKKVLLANNIGYVWTLISAMEIGQLSVLSAWIGIIAFTFQIYFDFSGYSDMAIGLGKMFGFEFLENFNYPYISRSVSEFWRRWHISLGTWFREYLYIPLGGNRVTIPRLFFNLFIVWFLTGLWHGASWNFVIWGVFYGLILFAEKIFLGELLTKVPRFFQHFYTLLLVMIGWVFFASPDFSFALSYLKIMFFSAGAALIDTTGLYYLATSFILLVICGVFSTPVVHQQFTKLIHREKNWVIPFGLGLNCLLLFLSIAYLITETYNPFLYFRF; translated from the coding sequence ATGGTTTTTAGCAGTATTTTATTTATATTCAGTTTTCTCCCCGTGGCTCTTGGCCTATATATGATCGTCCCCAAACAGCTAAAAAATCTGATCTTACTTCTGGTCAGCTTATTTTTTTATGCCTGGGGCGAACCCGTTTATGTTTTTTTGATGCTTTTTACCATTGCGTTCGACTTTTTAATGGGTATCCTCATGGAAAAGCAGCCTCATTTATTGCGTAAGCGTATTTTTATTGTCACCCTCATTGTCAATCTAGGCATTTTGTTCTTTTTTAAATACTGGGGGTTCTTTCTGGACAATATCAATCAGCTTTTCAATCTGGGAATCCCTTATACCCCACTGACTTTACCGATTGGTATCTCTTTTTATACCTTTCAAATACTTTCATATATCATCGATATTTATTTAGAAAAAGTACCGGTTCAAAAAAACATCGTTTCTTTTGGTCTATATGTGACCATGTTTCCCCAGCTCATTGCCGGGCCGATCGTTCGTTATAAAGATATCAATGATCAGCTCACCAACCGGGATATCAGTCAGGAAAAATTCGGAATAGGGGTTGAACGGTTTATCCAGGGCCTTGCCAAAAAAGTCCTGCTTGCCAATAATATCGGTTATGTCTGGACCCTTATCTCAGCCATGGAAATCGGGCAATTATCCGTTTTAAGTGCTTGGATTGGCATTATCGCTTTTACCTTTCAAATCTATTTTGATTTTAGCGGTTATTCAGATATGGCTATTGGTCTGGGTAAAATGTTTGGTTTTGAGTTTCTGGAAAATTTCAATTATCCTTATATTTCCAGAAGTGTTTCTGAGTTCTGGCGTCGCTGGCATATTTCCCTTGGCACCTGGTTTCGCGAATACCTTTATATTCCGCTTGGGGGAAATCGGGTTACGATTCCGCGATTATTTTTTAACCTCTTTATCGTTTGGTTTTTAACCGGGCTTTGGCATGGTGCCAGCTGGAATTTTGTAATTTGGGGCGTTTTTTATGGGCTCATTCTTTTTGCCGAAAAAATATTTTTAGGCGAATTGCTGACCAAAGTACCCCGATTTTTCCAGCATTTTTATACCCTCCTTCTGGTTATGATCGGGTGGGTTTTCTTTGCCAGTCCAGATTTTAGCTTTGCCTTATCGTATCTCAAAATCATGTTTTTTTCAGCTGGCGCTGCCCTAATTGACACAACCGGACTTTATTATTTAGCAACCAGTTTTATTTTATTGGTTATCTGTGGAGTCTTCTCGACGCCAGTTGTTCATCAGCAGTTTACTAAATTAATCCATCGCGAAAAAAACTGGGTTATCCCATTTGGATTGGGTTTAAATTGTCTGCTGTTATTTTTGTCGATCGCTTACCTGATAACCGAAACCTACAACCCCTTTTTATACTTTAGATTCTAG
- a CDS encoding DUF4358 domain-containing protein: MKKIYSFLFILLLALPCCGCGSTTPPPLSQIETELLTVSQNLNGMVKGDGKALKRYYGLNLNDFEEVLIYVPANYMDVSELLVIKTKNTEQLDLVEDAIDTRLAKQQESFAGYGPEQVALLDDYELKIIDNTVFYCVSPEAPQLKSTFVKGMNN; encoded by the coding sequence ATGAAAAAAATATATTCTTTTCTGTTTATTTTATTATTGGCCCTTCCCTGTTGCGGTTGCGGTTCGACTACACCACCGCCGCTATCACAGATTGAAACCGAACTCTTAACCGTATCCCAAAATCTCAATGGCATGGTAAAAGGTGATGGTAAAGCGCTAAAACGTTATTACGGTCTTAACCTTAACGACTTTGAAGAAGTGTTGATTTATGTCCCCGCAAATTATATGGATGTTTCCGAACTCCTTGTGATTAAAACCAAAAACACTGAACAACTGGATCTCGTTGAAGACGCCATCGACACTCGACTCGCGAAACAACAAGAAAGTTTTGCCGGATATGGTCCCGAACAGGTTGCCCTACTCGATGACTATGAGTTAAAAATAATTGATAACACCGTTTTTTATTGTGTTTCTCCCGAAGCACCACAATTAAAAAGCACCTTTGTTAAAGGCATGAACAACTAA